The window GTTCGAAATTCCCTTACTGCTGCGCCAGTAAATTTGCCAGGAACAAACCTGAGAAAACTTTATCTTCAAGAAAACCACATCAACCGGGTGCCCCCAAATGCTTTTTCTTATCTAAGGCAATTGTACCGATTAGATATGTCCAATAATAACCTAAGTAACTTACCTCAGGGCATCTTTGACGATCTGGATAACATAACTCAGTTGTTTCTTCGCAACAACCCATGGTACTGTGGTTGCAAAATGAAATGGGTACGGGACTGGTTACAGTCATTACCTGTGAAAGTTAATGTCCGTGGTCTTATGTGCCAAGCCCCAGAAAAAGTTCGTGGAATGGCTATCAAGGACCTCAACACAGAACTATTTGATTGTAAAGACAGTGGGATTGTAAGCACCATTCAGATAACTACTGCAATACCCAACACACTATATCCTGCCCAAGGACAGAGGCCAGTTTCAGTGACCAAACAACCTGATGTAAAGAATCCCAAACTCAGTAAGGACTACCGCACCACAGTAAGTCCCGTGAGGAAAATTATTACAATTACTGTGAAATCTGTCAGCACCGAGACCATCCGTATTTCTTGGAAACTTGCACTACCCATGACAGCTTTAAGACTCAGTTGGCTCAAACTGGGTCACAGTCCTGCATTCGGATCTATAACTGAAACAATAGTCACAGGAGATAGAAATGAATACTTAGTCACAGCCCTCGAGCCAGATTCACCATATCGAGTATGCATGGTTCCCATGGAAACCAGTAATCTCTATCTCTCTGATGAAACCCCAGTTTGTATAGAAACTGAAACTGCACCCCTAAAAATGTACAATCCCACAACAACCCTCAACCGAGAACAAGAGAAAGAACCTTACAAAAATCCCAATCTACCTTTGGCTGCCATCATTGGGGGTGCTGTGGCACTAGTGGCCATTGCGCTGCTGGCTTTAGTGTGCTGGTATGTTCATAGAAATGGATCTCTGTTTTCAAGGAACTGTGCTTATagcaaagggaggaggagaaaagatgaCTATGCTGAAGCTGGAACTAAGAAGGACAACTCCATCCTGGAAATCAGGGAGACTTCTTTTCAGATGTTACCAATAAACAATGAACCAATATCTAAGGAGGAGTTTGTAATACACACCATATTTCCACCTAATGGAATAAATCTGTATAAAAGTAACCACAGTGAAAGCAGTAGTAACAGAAGCTACAGAGACAGTGGTATTCCAGATTCTGATCATTCCCATTCATGATACTAAGACACTCAACAGactttattttgggttttt is drawn from Dromiciops gliroides isolate mDroGli1 chromosome 2, mDroGli1.pri, whole genome shotgun sequence and contains these coding sequences:
- the FLRT3 gene encoding leucine-rich repeat transmembrane protein FLRT3 — translated: MINPTWSIFLIWTKIGLFLKMAPQSVMAKSCPSVCRCDAGFIYCNDRELTSIPTGIPEDATTLYLQNNQINNAGIPSELKNLLKVERIYLYHNSLDEFPTNLPKYVKELHLQENNIRTITYDSLSKIPYLEELHLDDNSVSAVSIEDGAFRDNNYLRLLFLSRNHLSTIPWGLPRTIEELRLDDNRISTISSPSLQDLTSLKRLVLDGNLLNNHGLGDKVFMNLVNLTELSLVRNSLTAAPVNLPGTNLRKLYLQENHINRVPPNAFSYLRQLYRLDMSNNNLSNLPQGIFDDLDNITQLFLRNNPWYCGCKMKWVRDWLQSLPVKVNVRGLMCQAPEKVRGMAIKDLNTELFDCKDSGIVSTIQITTAIPNTLYPAQGQRPVSVTKQPDVKNPKLSKDYRTTVSPVRKIITITVKSVSTETIRISWKLALPMTALRLSWLKLGHSPAFGSITETIVTGDRNEYLVTALEPDSPYRVCMVPMETSNLYLSDETPVCIETETAPLKMYNPTTTLNREQEKEPYKNPNLPLAAIIGGAVALVAIALLALVCWYVHRNGSLFSRNCAYSKGRRRKDDYAEAGTKKDNSILEIRETSFQMLPINNEPISKEEFVIHTIFPPNGINLYKSNHSESSSNRSYRDSGIPDSDHSHS